In Synchiropus splendidus isolate RoL2022-P1 chromosome 7, RoL_Sspl_1.0, whole genome shotgun sequence, the genomic window TTTAAatataatgtacttaaaaagAAACTAAATATATATCAAATAACATGTTAGGCAAAGGTGTAGTGTAATATGTTccctatttttaaatatatttaaattgtGATCATCATGTTAAATATTTGCGTTTCACAATTTGAAAGTATTTTCCTGTACTACTGTGATTTGGCTCCGTACCCCTTAAGAAGTCCAATTCACCGGCCCTGGAACAGAAGATCAAACTCACTGTTCAGCAGCAATGTCTGAGGAAACGTTCGACAGGAGGGTGAAGGGAACACAAATGTATGTTCGCTGCTTCAGCTGTGCGTGTCCGTGTCCTCCTGTCGTGCATGTTCCCCGTCTGCTTTCATTGACCCTAATTGAAAAATTGCTAACAAAGGCGATGTGAAATTGAGTTCATATGACCAGCAGAAATTCAGCTTCCCACGTGGTGAGCAGCGAATCGTGTATCCAGCCTTCACAGTCAAGTCGTCGTGACtcgaaaataaaaaataaaaataaaaacagaagagtaataattaataataacaagTAAACAGTCTTTgttgtttactttattttatatttattgtcagcactttattccaaaacactgtcCTAGTTGGTGGCCTCCcctctgaccatggcaataaattaaattctgattctgattctgactcaaAAGCCTTTCGTTCCCCGCTGAGCGCTGCCATGGTCACTGACCCTCCGCCAGAGTCAGCTGTTCCACCCAGTGCTTCAACCTAAATGAAGTAGAAGGGGGCAAAGAAACAACCCTCTGTTTGTCAGCAGCTACAGTTTTATTTGCTGTAAGACAAACAGACTTGGAACGAGGTTGAAACCTTTCCAACAAACcctcaaataaatataaaaaccaTTGATTGTCGTTTTCCAGCTGTGGTAAGCGGGtgcacagcgccacctaccgGTTAATACCAACAACTACAACGCGCAGGCACTTGCgaggtaaacaggaagtggagtctAGTGACGTACACAATACAGGAGGAGGCCGAGGAGTCATGACGCAGCAGGCACGGACACGGAACACAGCGCTCggtcttgtttgtgtttgggtcCCAGCATTTTGGATCGGAGAGCAGCAATGTCAGAcagtcaaaggtcaaaggtcagagaggCAGATCCCAGCGCTGCAAGACGCGTTCGGTTCATGAATCCCACACCAGTCCATTCATTCGTTTACCTGCGAGGGAAAGCGACCTTTGTTTCCGCTGAGATCGCTGCAACAGCAAAATGGATTAAATCCAAGTCATAATCCTAAATGACTTATggaataataaagaaagtgGACACTTACAGTTGCACGGTACAGAGTGCATGCTGAATTGACTGTGCTGTCCAAGCcaacatcaccatggcaacagccttATAAACACCTTCATCTGAGGGTTATTTTGTTCTGTGCTTTTCTGTCCACTTGAGAGATCATTAGCGGGATCTACATCGTTTTTTCActgcaaaataaattaatattcaattttttttttttcaaatttaaatttatttattttatttattaaaaatatatatatatatatattatatgtattcATTTTCAAGAAATATTGTAGTTTGACTTCAagctttttaaatatattttttaaatactttttttcatttttttaaatgaattaatctTCCATCCGCATAAATTTTTAATAGTTTAAATATTCCTTTTGGAAAATATACATTAAATGCTTGAAGATAAACAATATTACatatttcttcaaaataaaaatgtattataaCTCATTAGCTCAATGAATGAAGTTCATATTTTGCACTATTAGTTTGTCATGTCAAGATTATCTTAAAAGGTACTTTTTAACAGTAGTTTAACAGTAATTCCTTACATGTTCAGCAGTATTTAAtctgtaaataaataactaatttCTGTATATAAATAGTCATATTTCAAAACTGATGGGACAAATGAAGCATTTTCTAAAGAGACAAAACATTTACGCGGTCAACTGAACGTTTTGAAACATGCATCTCAGATACACATTTTTGAAAACGTAAATATTCCTGTGAAACCTCTCGTCTTTGACGTTTTGGATGGCTTTGTTTCTTTGGTTTTGTTTCTGGCTTCAGTCTTGGAGAGGTCAGCAGCAGGTCAAGTGGACGGCAGGAGTGGTCGGCTGGGTCAGGAAGACATGGTGGCTTGATCACTCTTTCCTGTCCAGGTCTGGGGTCAGTCGCTCCAGAACCTTCCTCTGAGCTCGAGGGTTTGCTCCCTGAGGTCCTCTCACCCTAAATCCAAGAACAGTCGGCGTGACCCTGAGAAAAGTCCGGCCACACTCGCAGCAGCTCCGCCGGGCCGAACCCGTTCACGATGATCCGCCTGGCGAATGTGCACCGGTCGTAGTGCAGCTTCCGGATCTCAAACAGGTTCCTCGGCGGCAGGAAGGTCCGGGAGTAGACGGGCTGAACCCCCAGGACCCGCAGGCACAGGCCCACATACACATCCTCCATAGGGATCATGCGGACGAATCTGGAGGCCGAGGATATGTGGCGAGCCAGGTCCAGAGAAAAGACATATCCGGCGCCGGAGACATACGGAGGAAAGCTGTCCTCCGGGTACTCGTCCTCTGACAGATGCCACTTGCTGCCGGGGTCCCGCCGCGGCGTGCCGTCGCTGATGACGGAGCCggtgatgaaggccagggtgggcGACCTCTGCAGCCGCCGCAGGAGGTAGGGCACGTTGACAAAGATGTCCGAGTCCACCTTCATGGCGAAGGAGGCGTCGGGACAGTGGACGCTCAGccagttcatcatcatcagagtcTTGATGGTCAGGTTCCTGTAGCTGTCCACAAAGGTCATCTGGATGACGTCACCGTGCTGCCGACTCTCGCGCTCCAGCTCGAGCTGCGCGCTCCCGTCCAGGCCCCCCTCAGGCGCGCCCATGTAGAAGCGCGTCAAGGTGCGCTCACCTGCGGCGCCCCAGGTCCTCCTGATGGCGTCCCGGAACCGCCTCTGCTCCGGGGCCACCGGGACCATGAGCACCAGGAAGGGGCTCCGGGGTCGGCAGGAGTCGGGCTGGTTGAGCACGTAGTCGTAGGTTTGGGGCGACAAGAGGCGGAAGTCCTCAGGTGGAAGCGGACGGGGCTTCGGCTCATCTTTGCCGAGCAGCACGTGCGCGGAGAAGACGAGAAGCGCGGAAAGTGCCACAAACGTCAGCGTCCTCCCTGAGAAGCGAATCCGCATGGCACTCCGCGATCAGGCTGTGCCGCAGGCTCGGTTCGAGTGGGGCATAAACACGGAAACGGCAGCTGACTTACGTCACGTGTCCCACAGAGTCCGGCGCGGAGGGCGGGGTTCACAGTTCACCTCGAAGGCGTTCTGTCAGCAGCACACGACACGGAGTCGATGTCTATTTCCGTTCGCCTGTTTTATATGGACGTTCATTATTGTATTCTGTCTGTTCGTGTAACTTTCCACACAGTTTACTTCAACAATCACATATCTCTCCAGTCTATTAGAACTTATCAACCTTTTGAGCATTGTTTTTGTTCCACATCTTCGGTTATATTCACGACACTTGGGCAGTCTTTGACCATTAGTATTGGCCCATATTGTGATTGTGTTCCTCCTGCTTCTGATGCCAGGACTCTGGTTatttgtgtgtgagacagaagaCCTGTCCCCAACTTCTTATATAAAACAATTATGGAGCAGAAAAGTGATGAATAGTTGTATTTTCCACCTGATTTTTATTCACTCCATCTGATCTGCtcatatgaaaatacaaaagtAGGAGCTAAGGTCGACCTGGTGAGGTGGTGAAAGTGCAAGGTCAGGTGACCTGTTTGAGGCAAAACAACACCACTTTCTTTGGACGCGATTCACCAGATCAAACCTCccgtccaccagggggagctggCAAAAGCAAGCAACGTTAAATGTAAGATGTTTATCAAAAGATATCATAGCTAATACAGCGACTCATTTCTCTGTAAGCCTCTGTGTCACACAAACCACGCGCTCCTCCTCTACCTCCCCCTGAAGTCCGGGTGAGTCGATGGGATCCTCACAGGAGCCGATAGAAACGTAATCGTGGTCATCCTCCTCTACTTCTGGGTCACCGCCTTGGCGAGTCGACATtcgctggagaaaaaaaatcatgaggaTCAAGTCACCACTCTGAGAATAGATGGACGACTCgaaagagagaaaagaggaagcCAAAGTGAATGAAGAACAGAGCATCTAGCTGTGTGGTCAGGATTTTTCTCTGGTGCAAGTCTTCATATCTGGGCCAAGACTTGTCACATCTTTGAGGGCCAAGACAGAACTTTGATTTTCAGTGTTTGAGTTGTTTGAGACCAGAAGTTTTGGAGCTCCATGGACTTGATCTGAGACTGGATCATATGAGGTCCACTACCTCCTTGAGACCTCTGTTTGAGAGACTTGAGTCTGATGATTGACTTGCGCACCACATATGACACTTTCAATGAACCAATGAGTCCCTCTTACAAACAAAGGACAGGACTTGCAGCTGCATCTTCTCCTCTTTAAGGTCAACGTTGGAGACAAGCACAATGAACTCTGACATCTGTCTGACACAGGTGGGTTTTGTGAGGTCCCTATGAGACCTGTGCTAGAGCCCTGACATGTCTGACAAGACTTGCGGTCTGTTTGTCACCTTTGTGGGAGATCAGGTCTTCATCTGATCTACCACATGAATcggcagcttcagaaggtttTTAGTGCTTCACCTTAACATGGTACTCTGCCCTCCTTGCAGGTTCTGGATGTTCCCTGAAGGGCTTGAATCTTCGAAAGGAATCAAAGTCACATTCTGAACCTTGGGTACCAGGACAGGACAAAGTCAGAAGGTGTTACCTGAGCAGGAGGAAGACAGCGAGACttagcagcaggaggagaagaccAGTGATGGAAACATAGGGTATTTTCAGTGGACCTTCAAACCACCCAGTGTTGGACTCTATAAAAGATGGTGCAGAAAGTTGGTGTGAATTCCTCCATGACTGAACCAAGATCTCATTTCACACTTGGTTGTTGAGCTGTGGCAGCACTGATGGACCAACGTCACCTGACACGACGGAGAGCCGCACAGCCGCCTCGCTGTGTCCTCTGAGGTTCTGGGCTCTACACAGGTAACTCCCCGCCTGCTCACGTCTGACTCCAGCGATGGTGAAGCTCTTTCCCGATGCTACAGTGTCTCCTTCCTTGTACCAGGTGTAATTGGCCTCTGGAttagcatcactgctgcagtttAGCTCGACTGAAGCGCCCTCCCTCACTTCATCCGAGGtcacccacacggacggaggtCTGGGGGCATCTGGCCAGGAGGAGGTTTGGCATCTGGTCATTCTGGTTAAAGGCCACCACCAAACAAAGCTGCTAAACTCACATTCAACATCAATGAAGACTGTCGCTGACGTCCTCCTTCCAAACTCACTATCGACTGAGCAGGAGTACCATCCTGAGTCTGAAGACCGGGCAGGACTGAAGACAAGGTCTTTGGCCACCAACTCCCACTGTGAGGGCCTCTTTTCCCAGGTGTAATTAAAACCTCTGTTGGAATCAAAACTGCAAGTCAGATTTGCTGGACGGCCCTCGATGACCACGCCAGGAGGACTCACAACCACAGAGGGACCTGATGGATTGTCTGCAGAAGAAGGGTGAACATGTCAGTGAGGAAACTTCCCCCGTCAGAGTGACAACAGGACTCACACAGGGGAGCAGATAAGTGACCATTATGTCCCTCCAGACCACAGCTGACAAAATCTTATAAGTGGCGATTGAAAGCCAAGAATATGAAGCTGAAAATGTTGGGAGGGAACAATAGAAGCCAGAGAACTGAACAGGACAGAGGAGCACATCATGGGGTTTCACCTTTAGATAGAGGAAACTTGGGGACTCAATCGGAGCTAAAAGGTCTGTAGAATGTAAGCATGGATGTTGAAGAGAGCTCTGCTCTGTATCCGAAGATGTTTTTCTGCCGTTCATCAGTACCTGTCACAGTCAGAGATACTCCATGTAGAGTACTCCTCCAATCCAACTCTGACGTGGTGAACTTGTACTGAAACTGAAAGTGAATCGTTTTCTCTCAGGTCAGTGATGGTCAGAGTGGAGACAGGTTCGGTCGTAATCCTCGAGGCTGGTGAACCGGGCGTCTTCACAGATGTCTTCAGGCACAGATGGATCTCTCCACAGGTGACTCAAATGAGCACTGAACCAGAAGTGTGATTTCAGAGCTCCGGTGTAAGTATAGGTGCAGGAGAGCTTCACTGAGGAACCTACTGGAGCACATACTCTTCTGCTCCCTCTGTAGGTCACCTGGTTGCAGTGCGTGTCGTCAACACCTGCAAGACAAAGAGACTGATGGTGAGCGTTGCCAAGAGGGAGAGCCTTTCGACATCCTCTCAGATGCAGAGGTCTGAGCATTGCATGTCTGAAGCTTCTAGGAAAAGGTGACGCTCTGGGCCATGACAATGTGGTGATCAACATCCATAGCTCTCATTGGTGAGACTGAGCTCCCCATGTTGTGACATAAGCGGAGATGGAGGTGGCCAAGAAGCAAGGGTTCACAGCAAGGGTGTCGAATGTTATGTCCAGTGGACCTTGTTGTTACAGCTCCAGCCAATACCACTCATTCTCACATTCAAGACAAGTGAGccttgcgtcctatactgaggcCGAAGGCATCGCGTCacacaaaaaaaggagaaaggttggggttagccatgggatggcgctcctttcaagCTGCAGATTACAATGTGTCACTTGGTGGATAACAATCGTCTGTTTCAGTCCCAGTGACTTGACAACGGTGCCACCAGGAAGGAGAAGAGTCTTGTGAAGTGCTAGTTATAGCAAGTGACAATGAATGTACTATACTGAAGAGAGCGTCTGAGCATCTGGACGGGACACCTTTTTACTCCATTGGAACGGCTGTGCACCAGCATGTGAAGCAGAAGCCTGACTCTGCCGTCACGCACAAGTCACTTGACGAGAGTCAGTTGGTTAAAATGTGTCCCCAAAACATTTTACCATGGGTATATTCCCCATATAACTTCTTATTCTAATGGCTCCAGGAGCTTGGTAACCTCCACCAGTTATTCCAGCTGCATCAGCTGTCAATGAAGAAGTTGACAAGAACATCTGGCGCAGGTCAGATAGGCGACACAGCCTCACGTACACACGGCTGGAGACGGATGTTTCTCGTTTCCCTTCACTGCACAGGAGTAGCTGAAGCTGCTCTTGAAGTTTCCAGAATAGCGGATGTCTGTTTCGGAGCCAACTTTCACTCCATTCTCGTACCAAACATAGGCTCCAGCTGGAGATGAGCAAAGGCTTTCACATACTGCTAAAGTCTGAGATGTTGGCTTTTTCACCCGCAGTTCTGTTGAGGAATAAGGAgaggacatatatatatatatatgacaacaTGACGAGTCACAGCGTTTCTCTCTGCTAGAATCGAAGACTGACCAACCTGTCACAGTCAGAGTGACTCCAGGCGGCACAGTGTATTTTCCTATCGCTACGTCGGTGATGAACCTGAACTTGAACCTTCTGGCGTCCTCCTCCGTCACATCCGATATCGACAGTGTGCATCGCTGGCCGCTGCACCGATGCCGTGCTCGGCCCACGTACTCTCGGAAGGACTCCAGACTTTCCAGGGCGTTATCCAGACCGTAACGGAACCACAAGGTCTTCAGCACTTTGGTGGCCGGAGGCGGGTACTTGTAGATGCACTCCATCTCCACCGTCGACCCTCTGACAGCGCAGATGGACGGACTGTAGATCCCTTCCCAGCCATTCTGACTGTGAACCTCTACAAGAACATAAATTGCAAACTTGTTTCAAAATACAGTAGTAAATATTGATCATTTCACGACACCTAGACGCGTGAAAAGGCAGGGCATCAGGTTTACAGTCTACACTTGCTGGTGGACTCTGTGTTTATCACCAATCTTGGATGTAGGTCAGGATATTGGCATTTTCCTTCAGCATTGAAAAGAGTGTGAGCAGAATGACATTCACTGGTTTTCAAAGCTAAACTGCACGACGGTGGGGTAAGGCTTTGATTCCTGGCAGTGCACTTGCATCTCTGTGGTCTGACAGCAGAATGGAAACAGAACAAGCACAACGGTGCGGTCAGCTCTGCGGTGTGTCCACGTGTCGCTTCACACGTCAAGGTCAGTACTGCCAGTGGAGGTGAACGTCTGAGACGTTTGAGGTAACCAGTGTGGACCCTTGGGCAGCATTCAGTTTGGCTGACCTGTGAGGACACGGAGCGTCGTCGAAACATGGACGAACGTCTGAATTCAAACCCGTCTCCAACAGCTGCGGCATGATTTGTCTGTTGCTTCTTCTCTCCTTCATGTGCTGCGCCATGACAAGAGAACCTCGGAGGAGGGCAGGGGAAGCAatctcaagtcatttttttagATCTGATTCAATCGAATCACTTTCATAACTGAAGGGAAACTTTAATTCAGAACAAGAGTCAGATGATGATCAGTTTCATCAAGTTTCATCAGACAATGATGGCGATTGTTTTTATATGTGACGCACAACCGACAGAGAATCTCAACCACGAGTGGCCTGAACAAACTGAAATGAGCCTGTCTCTCTGCGCACGAACGAAGCTCAGAGTCTAACAAGAGGAAGAGTCAAATGAGGAGAATGAACCAGAGCGGCCATTAATGAGAACCAAGCTGCAGCATGGACCAAACAACCACACCGGCGAGCGTTACCTCGGACGCTGAGAAGGATGAGCAGAAATGCTGCCTTGGCTCTGGAACTCATGTCGCTCCTGTGCAACAGCAGCCAAAATGGAAACGTACAGCAAACCGAAGCTCGGCCTTCTTAAAGTCtgtggtgacagaagcaggcaGTAGGAAGCCACAGACACTTCCCTTCACTCAGAACTGGCTGCAGAAACAACAGGCCTTACATCTTTGCAGGACCCTACATTGCATTGACTTCAGACAGTGACTCTGCCACCTCTGCAAACAAATTTTTCACTCACTAAAAACAGGCGATCCATcccaacaaataaaaatgctgtCAAGCTGTGTCCATGTATTCCATTGAAAAGGTACACAGCGCAGGAAAGGGACCGTCACTACAGCcgccagagagcagagcgtgtttttgaagagggagagagatggtCTGCCACTTTCAGTCGAGTGTTTGGTTCTTTCTGGGAACTGTGTGAGACCCTCTTAAAACACCATCCTTCCACTCGTTCCAGCTTTTCATTCCAGCTAGTTTCCAAGCTTGGGGGGCTCGATGGCTGGGCTACAGGTGACTTGTTAATAGAGTGGAACTGTTATCTTGGGCGCCTCCTGCTGCACCCGGTTCATGTATTTATTCCACCAAATCAGGTTTGTCAACAATCCAGAAAGGAACAGCTACAATCCAGACTGTGATTCAGATGCACAGCTGCGTCTATTGGCTGACCAAATCCAGTCCTTGTGAGCaggccaaaaaaaataaaacatgaaacaaacaatCGAAACAGAGAAGAAGGTTCTGACttcactgaattggtgacaataaaaaccaTAGTTTATGaagtttctttcaggatttttctgtgaaaaacacgcTATCATGTCCAGCTCCATGATGCGTCATGCATTTGCTgccatgtttccactttgtttgaaCACGTCTGAGCAGGTGAGATTTTATCTCTAAGAGGAAAccgtttttctgattctgatctgcaACCTTGAAGCCTGGTTCGGATGCCCCCAGGTGGGTGAGGTGACCTGTACCACGAGGAGCATATGCTGTAGACACTGTGTCAAGAAAACTCcctctgctgtttgtcattttaaacaaattgttttattgtaatACCATCAACAGAGAAACTCTGTTATGAACAAACCAAACAGCAGAACAAACTTAACTTACACAGGCATTCTTTAGAAGGTCAGTGGTTTAGTGTCCTGCTCAGCAGCAGggacggggggggggggtctcagagaggagggggagggggcggggtttCTCTAGTTTCGGCCTGTCCAAACACTATTTCATGAACATAAAGACTTTACTATGTCGATTCAATTggactgtttctttttttttttcatcacgaCACAACATTCTCTTGTTCCACATATATTTACTGTATTCACATTTGGCAAAGAAGAAAACCACCGCATTTTATAATATAGTAAATAATAGGTCCCGCCTTGGAGTCATCGAACAAACAAGTGAACACatcaaacattttctttcagctttttttgaaaaaactaaaaaagaaaacaatactgTGATTGGAGCGTGATGCCTTCAGGGCCTCAGCGGAGGAGTGGGAAATGTCGCCGTCTGCAGAGTGTGCAGGCCGACGGAAATACGCTTCTGTGAAACTTTCTCGAGCACCCGCTGGGTCGGGTTGGGCAGAAGGAGACCTGggagtgtgtgagtctgtgtgtgtggggggggggaagGGAGGTGGGATGGGAGtcgaacaaagacaaacaaaagttACCTTTCTAGAACTGTTACAGAGATGAGTTACAGAGAGCCAGTCCTTGTGAGAGCAGACACTAATGGGCCAGAGGGGGGTTGTTGTGATGTCGTTGCTCTCTTTGGTGCGtgaggtgagtgtgtgggttTGACTTGAGTCCAGTTCGTAACATGCACATCAACATCCACACTGGCAGCATTTCCACAAGCAACCACAAGGAGACGGAGGGGGCAGAAGGGGGCCGGGGCGGCAGCACACATCCTGGCAGTGGCTTTGGTTGCTGCGGGAGGGGGGTCGGGGGTGTACACAGGATGGGGGTCCAGACAGAGTCGTAGCTGTGTTGCGGATGGCGCAGCATCTATGATCgtttcctcctcccctccaagTTTCTGAAGTTGGACGGTCGAATCTTCATCTCGGCAAATTCGATCGAGTGTTCGTGGCCTTTCCAGTGGAACCAGTTGACTCCCTGTAGGAGGGAAAGAGACTCAGAATCATGGACCGCACTTCGTTCTCTGTAAGATCAGTGGGCTGGAGGAGTCCACTCGAGTCATGGTGTGGGCACCAGGTGGCCGTACCTTGCTGTGACTGTTGTCTCCATATCGGCCCATCAGGTTGACCCGGTGGCAGTTCTTGTACCAGAAGGCTCCTTTGTAGGACAGAGCACAGTTGGTGACGGCGATGTCGTTGTCGTGGTCGTAGGTGGAGAAGGTGCGGCCATTGTGGTAGGTCATGGAGTCGCCTGTTGAGGAGGAAACGCCAGTTCACTCACCCGCATCTCAAGCTTGTTCCTCAGAAATCTACAGAACTGGTTGTCACCTGCTGTTCCACTGTAGCCTCCCACGTGGACCTTGTAGCGACTGCGCGGTTCCGACACGGAGAACTTATCGTACTGGGCATACGCCGTCTCTCCTTTGTCTCTCAGGTCCACTCGGAGCTCGTACTGGGCCCCGGCTGTGATCTTGTGCAGATTAGACAGACCTGAGGAGCAGGTGTGAGGATCAGTTCCAAACCTAACTGAACCGTGACCTCTGGGAGTAAGAGATCAGACTCACCGAGCCAGAACTCGTCGTTCATGTCTCCAAAGCCGGCCGTGTAGTTCTTCCAGTTGCGGAAAAACTCGACTTTGCCGCTTTGACGTCTGAGGAAAACCTGCGACGAAAGTAGGACATATGACTTTCAGACATCCGTGTGATAAGCCTATCCAAGTATCATGAAACGAGTTTCATAAACTCAATTCTACGaatctgaaaagcgtttttcttcATGTCTGTGACGTAAGCATCCACCAGAGGACTCCATGGTGCAGAAAAACCCACAGCTGCCGCCATACTCTGGGATCTGTTCCGGATCTGGACCACGTCCATTCCAAGGATCCAGCTGAGATCCGGCCCAGATCTGTTCGGATCTGGTACTAAAGAATGAGCACGTCTGATTCCTAGGcagaataatataatataatacggTCATAACATGGGTCGGTCAGCTACCTGGGTTATGCTGCGACGACCTGCTGTCCTAACAATGAACTATGAAAAGAATCATGGGGGATCATTGTGATGGGGGATCAGGtttgatgaagcagtgtcctgatgttctgaggccaccagatggcgctgtctgctgtaaaatgtttggacttgaacaactcattcagtgacatcagttctaaaccaagagcgccatctagtggcctctgaaaatgatgacactgtttcatcagttctgcaacactgtttcatgatgcctcatctacccatcactggttCTGGGCCTGTGGCCACTGAGTCTGATCATTTGGGTTGAGGTTTGTCCAGTTGACCGTGTCTTATTGTCCCTCCAGCTTTCATCCCACTAACAAATGGACGTGAATGCTGACTCAACAGGGACGAGACCATGGCTCCTCATGAGAGAGATTAGAGACAGACACTGAGACCCGCTGCGGAGGCATTGACAAGACGGCTGGTTACAGTTCAGGTGTCAGTTCACGTACGATCCATCCTCCGCCGTCAGTGGTCATGTCGCAGTAGACCTGGATGGGCTGGCTCTCGTCTCCACCCAGATAGATGGTGTACAAGTCAGAGGTCGTCTCGCCGTTGAGCAAGGCCTGAGAGCAGTCTCTGGGGAACCTGTACAGCACACCGGCTACACACAACACAGGAGTGTGAGGACCTCACTTGAGTGGCTCAGTCCTCACAGAGGGGCCAAGCACTCACTGGTGGTGAAGACAGTGCTGATGACTCTGCTCCTCTTGGGCCCGGCGATGGCCTGCAGTCTGACCAAGTATTCTGTGGAGGCGCTGAGCTGGACCATGTTGTAGGAGACGGCCGTGGGGCTGAGGACCACCTCCTGTCACAAGAAGGGCACTTCAGAAAAATTGCAAGACACTTTCCTCTGATCCCAAAACCTAAACAGAATGAGGGGTGAGTTTAGTCTCCTCCCACTGGTGGTGTTGACTCACCCGGATGACACCGTCAGCCGACTGGAAGCTGAGGATGTAGCCAGTGATGTCAGCGCGAGGAGGCCTCCAGGTCAGCATCCCCGTCTCCGTCTGGATGTTGCTGGCGGTCAGATCCTGAGGAGCGTCCACATCTGGACAGAGGGCAGAGGTCAGGCGTCCTCTCTAATCCTCTTCACGTAGTGTGGTCGATGTAAGAACTCACCGGTGGTGAATTCAGTGGTGGTGGCGGCGCTCTTGGCCAGGTCTCTCACCGCGTAAACCTTCACCGTGTAGTGGGTGGCAGGAGCCAGAGAGCTCATCTCAAACTCAACCACGTTCCCTGAAACTCGCTCCATCACCGGGGCCACTGGACAACACGATGATGGCCTCAGTTTAAACACTTACGTCAAGTATTTAACTCTGGTAAAATACAGTACTTGTGGCTCGGCGCCACTGTTCTTATTTTTACAAATGGATTTTGCATCTTCATCATAATGGCTGTGGTGTCGGTCCATACCTGAGTCGGCGCTGTAGGTGATGACGTAGCCGTCCACCGTGGCGATGGCCGGCTGCCACAGCAGCAGAGCGGCAGAGTCGGTGATGTTGACGGCGTTGAGTCCGCGGGGTTTATCTAAAGCTGCAGCAGGGAAACGGATCTGCTTCAACCCACGTGGGCGGCAACACCACGCAGTCTCGCTCTGGCCTCAGCCTTACCTGTGGTCACGCTGTCTGACCCCGGCTCGCTCTCACGCTGACCTTTCAGGGCGACGACGGTGACCTCATAAGTGACCCCGGGCGTCAGGTTCGGCATCACGGTCTGAGACTCGGAGCCGTCCACGGTGAGGG contains:
- the b3galt8 gene encoding beta-1,3-galactosyltransferase 2, which gives rise to MRIRFSGRTLTFVALSALLVFSAHVLLGKDEPKPRPLPPEDFRLLSPQTYDYVLNQPDSCRPRSPFLVLMVPVAPEQRRFRDAIRRTWGAAGERTLTRFYMGAPEGGLDGSAQLELERESRQHGDVIQMTFVDSYRNLTIKTLMMMNWLSVHCPDASFAMKVDSDIFVNVPYLLRRLQRSPTLAFITGSVISDGTPRRDPGSKWHLSEDEYPEDSFPPYVSGAGYVFSLDLARHISSASRFVRMIPMEDVYVGLCLRVLGVQPVYSRTFLPPRNLFEIRKLHYDRCTFARRIIVNGFGPAELLRVWPDFSQGHADCSWI
- the LOC128763116 gene encoding sialic acid-binding Ig-like lectin 12; this encodes MECIYKYPPPATKVLKTLWFRYGLDNALESLESFREYVGRARHRCSGQRCTLSISDVTEEDARRFKFRFITDVAIGKYTVPPGVTLTVTAGAYVWYENGVKVGSETDIRYSGNFKSSFSYSCAVKGNEKHPSPAVCVDDTHCNQVTYRGSRRVCAPFQYKFTTSELDWRSTLHGVSLTVTDNPSGPSVVVSPPGVVIEGRPANLTCSFDSNRGFNYTWEKRPSQWELVAKDLVFSPARSSDSGWYSCSVDSEFGRRTSATVFIDVEYAPRPPSVWVTSDEVREGASVELNCSSDANPEANYTWYKEGDTVASGKSFTIAGVRREQAGSYLCRAQNLRGHSEAAVRLSVVSESNTGWFEGPLKIPYVSITGLLLLLLSLAVFLLLRFKPFREHPEPARRAEYHVKRMSTRQGGDPEVEEDDHDYVSIGSCEDPIDSPGLQGEVEEERVVCVTQRLTEK